A genomic segment from Dechloromonas denitrificans encodes:
- a CDS encoding lipase family alpha/beta hydrolase: MVPLSLLIWIALETALYLAIARLGLQADWAYAAAGAVGGILGMRAGIVAITWMFGMAFASPAPRLGAGQTARLMLEEYLAFLFTFIIVLPFERLWMPADRPRAGQEPILLVHGYGCSRGVWWLLRRRLEAAGHSVASLSLTPPYASMGKLEPLLNARIEALCKATGSPQVQLLAHSMGGLICRSYLARHGRDRVSRLLTLATPHHGTELARLGFGRNAREMEAGSLWLSDMAGEPLNVPTISLRNAYDNYIMPQDNQRLAGARDIELPPVGHLAMLYDRQVAALLIDCCTEGKKTQ; the protein is encoded by the coding sequence ATGGTCCCGCTCTCGCTACTGATCTGGATTGCGCTCGAAACCGCGCTCTACCTGGCCATTGCCCGACTCGGCCTGCAGGCCGACTGGGCTTATGCCGCAGCTGGAGCAGTCGGCGGGATACTCGGCATGCGGGCCGGCATTGTCGCCATTACCTGGATGTTCGGCATGGCCTTTGCCTCGCCCGCCCCGCGGCTTGGCGCAGGACAGACCGCTCGCCTGATGCTTGAGGAATATCTCGCCTTCCTGTTCACTTTCATCATTGTTTTACCGTTTGAGCGTTTGTGGATGCCGGCTGATCGCCCACGTGCCGGCCAAGAACCAATCCTGCTGGTACACGGCTATGGATGCAGCCGAGGTGTCTGGTGGCTGCTGCGTCGACGGCTTGAAGCCGCCGGCCACAGCGTTGCCAGTCTGAGCCTGACGCCCCCCTATGCTTCGATGGGCAAGCTGGAACCGCTGCTCAATGCCCGTATCGAAGCGCTCTGCAAGGCCACCGGCAGCCCGCAGGTTCAACTGCTGGCGCACAGCATGGGCGGCCTGATTTGTCGTTCCTACCTCGCCCGGCATGGCCGCGATCGAGTCAGCCGCCTGCTGACGCTCGCCACACCGCACCATGGAACTGAACTCGCCCGTCTCGGTTTCGGCCGCAATGCACGTGAAATGGAAGCCGGTTCGCTGTGGTTGAGCGACATGGCCGGCGAGCCGCTCAATGTGCCGACAATCAGTCTGCGCAATGCCTACGACAATTACATCATGCCGCAGGATAACCAGCGCCTGGCTGGCGCACGCGACATCGAACTGCCGCCGGTCGGTCATCTGGCGATGCTCTACGACCGGCAAGTCGCAGCCCTTCTGATTGACTGCTGTACCGAAGGAAAAAAGACCCAATGA
- the dnaQ gene encoding DNA polymerase III subunit epsilon, whose protein sequence is MRQIVLDTETTGLDPRSGHRIIEIACIEMENRRLTGRHLHKYVNPEREIDEGAQAVHGISLEFLADKPKFADIVDEFLEFINGGELVIHNAPFDIGFLNAELRRLDRVPVETVCNGVVDTLRMAKDLHPGKRNSLDALCERYEIDNSTRTLHGALLDTELLADVFLAMTRGQNSLMIEPDSAPRPQLGKGGLKIERKPLLVRRASDEELVDHQRVLAAIDKESKGACIWLPKPETAA, encoded by the coding sequence ATGAGACAGATTGTTCTCGATACCGAAACCACCGGCCTTGACCCTCGTTCGGGCCACCGCATTATTGAAATTGCCTGTATCGAGATGGAAAATCGCCGTCTGACCGGCCGCCATCTGCATAAATACGTCAATCCGGAACGCGAGATCGATGAAGGCGCCCAGGCAGTACACGGTATTTCGCTCGAGTTTCTCGCCGACAAACCAAAATTTGCCGATATCGTTGATGAATTCCTTGAATTCATCAACGGTGGGGAATTAGTCATCCATAACGCCCCTTTCGACATCGGCTTCCTCAATGCCGAACTGCGTCGCCTCGATCGGGTGCCGGTTGAAACCGTTTGCAACGGCGTGGTCGATACGCTGCGCATGGCCAAGGATCTGCACCCGGGCAAGCGGAACAGCCTCGATGCGCTGTGCGAACGCTACGAAATCGATAATTCGACACGCACCCTGCACGGCGCCCTGCTGGATACCGAATTGCTGGCCGACGTTTTCCTGGCCATGACGCGCGGCCAGAACTCGCTGATGATCGAACCGGATTCAGCCCCCCGCCCCCAACTCGGCAAAGGCGGCCTGAAGATCGAGCGTAAACCGCTCCTTGTGCGCCGAGCCAGCGACGAAGAGCTCGTCGACCACCAGCGGGTTCTTGCTGCGATCGACAAGGAATCCAAAGGCGCCTGCATTTGGCTGCCGAAACCCGAAACGGCAGCCTGA
- the rnhA gene encoding ribonuclease HI, with the protein MATEEMIEIFTDGACKGNPGPGGWGAILRVGQHEKEMWGGEKETTNNRMELMAAIRAIEALKRPVAGKIYTDSQYVLKGISEWIHGWKRNGWKTADKKPVKNADLWQLLDAKTKLHKLEWIWVKGHAGHPENERADALANRGIEELKNKEAA; encoded by the coding sequence ATGGCCACTGAAGAAATGATCGAAATTTTCACCGACGGCGCCTGCAAGGGCAACCCCGGCCCCGGCGGCTGGGGAGCCATCCTGCGCGTCGGGCAGCACGAGAAGGAAATGTGGGGCGGAGAAAAGGAAACCACCAACAACCGGATGGAGCTGATGGCTGCCATTCGCGCCATTGAAGCGCTCAAGCGCCCGGTTGCCGGCAAGATTTACACCGACTCGCAATATGTCCTGAAAGGGATCAGCGAGTGGATACATGGCTGGAAGCGGAACGGCTGGAAAACAGCGGACAAGAAGCCGGTCAAGAATGCTGACCTGTGGCAATTACTCGATGCAAAGACCAAGCTGCACAAACTCGAATGGATCTGGGTCAAGGGCCATGCCGGCCACCCGGAAAATGAACGCGCCGATGCACTCGCCAACCGCGGCATCGAAGAACTGAAAAACAAGGAAGCGGCATGA
- a CDS encoding class I SAM-dependent methyltransferase: MSIPGFERWLGSAQGNYVLDWEQATLDATVADVFGFNALQLGLPQFDFLRANRIPLRQKAGPAGAVDTFCEFDALPFASHSIDLAILPHVLEFHDDPHGILREIERMLIPEGQIIITGFNPLSLWGLNNRLNRSGEYPWNGSYLSIQRLKDWLKLLDFEVDRITLGCYAPPFSQHKWLQRSHFIETAGQRWWRFSGGVYLLRAIKRTHAMRLITPAWRKSRVGAKALRPVAHKEGHGH; encoded by the coding sequence ATGTCAATTCCCGGATTTGAAAGATGGCTGGGCAGCGCCCAGGGAAACTATGTGCTCGATTGGGAGCAAGCGACGCTCGATGCGACGGTCGCCGATGTCTTCGGCTTCAACGCCTTGCAGCTCGGCCTGCCGCAATTCGACTTTCTGCGTGCCAACCGCATACCACTGCGCCAGAAAGCGGGTCCTGCAGGTGCCGTCGATACTTTTTGCGAATTCGACGCCCTGCCCTTTGCATCGCACAGCATAGATCTCGCCATCCTGCCCCATGTCCTGGAATTCCACGATGACCCGCACGGCATCCTGCGCGAAATCGAGCGCATGCTGATTCCCGAGGGACAGATCATCATCACCGGTTTCAACCCGCTCTCGCTATGGGGCTTGAACAATCGGCTGAACCGCTCCGGCGAATACCCCTGGAATGGAAGCTACTTGTCGATCCAGCGCCTGAAGGACTGGCTGAAACTGCTCGATTTCGAGGTCGACCGCATCACGCTGGGTTGCTACGCCCCACCTTTTTCTCAACACAAATGGCTGCAACGCAGCCATTTCATCGAAACAGCCGGGCAACGCTGGTGGCGCTTTTCCGGTGGCGTCTATTTATTGCGCGCCATCAAACGGACACATGCCATGCGGCTGATCACCCCAGCCTGGCGAAAATCACGGGTCGGCGCCAAGGCGCTGCGCCCGGTTGCACACAAGGAAGGCCATGGCCACTGA
- the gloB gene encoding hydroxyacylglutathione hydrolase has translation MFTISLIPAFKDNYIWLLTLGQRAAVVDPGDPAPVIARLEAAGLVLESILITHHHADHQGGIAALAERWHPTVFAPGSESITGCTSPLSGGETISVLGQAVSVMAVPGHTLGHLAYYAPGVLFCGDTLFGAGCGRLFEGTPAQMAASLDKIAGLPDETQIYCAHEYTEANLRFAQAVEPENLQIRARVQRVAEMRSAGKSSVPSSLAEEKASNPFLRCAELPVIEAALSRDAAVDRSKTAVFAAIRGWRNVF, from the coding sequence ATGTTTACGATATCGCTCATTCCTGCATTCAAGGACAATTACATCTGGTTGCTGACCCTTGGCCAGCGTGCTGCGGTCGTCGATCCTGGCGATCCGGCCCCGGTGATTGCCCGCCTGGAGGCTGCAGGGCTGGTGCTGGAAAGCATCCTGATCACTCACCATCACGCCGATCATCAGGGCGGTATTGCCGCCTTGGCCGAACGCTGGCATCCCACGGTATTCGCACCCGGCAGCGAGTCTATCACAGGCTGCACAAGCCCCTTGAGTGGCGGCGAGACGATCTCGGTGCTGGGTCAGGCGGTCAGCGTCATGGCTGTTCCCGGCCATACGCTCGGACACCTTGCATACTACGCACCCGGCGTCTTGTTTTGTGGCGACACGCTGTTCGGCGCAGGTTGTGGACGGCTGTTCGAAGGGACGCCGGCACAAATGGCAGCGTCGCTGGACAAGATCGCCGGCTTGCCGGATGAGACGCAGATTTACTGCGCCCACGAATACACCGAAGCCAATCTGCGCTTTGCGCAGGCGGTCGAGCCGGAGAATCTTCAAATTCGGGCGCGTGTGCAACGCGTTGCCGAGATGAGGTCGGCTGGCAAATCGAGCGTGCCTTCATCGTTGGCCGAAGAGAAAGCAAGTAATCCGTTTTTGCGTTGCGCCGAGTTGCCGGTGATTGAAGCGGCATTGTCCCGGGATGCTGCGGTCGACCGCTCAAAAACAGCTGTTTTCGCAGCCATTCGCGGCTGGCGGAACGTTTTCTAG
- a CDS encoding response regulator yields the protein MIVDDNDMMRSILRSILRGEEYDVIGEARNGSIAVEMAERIKPDIICLDVVMPEKDGLEALCEIKAARPETEIVMVTSNADPETVQEAIQNGASGFIIKPFNAARVLDTLEKVAARCRK from the coding sequence ATGATCGTCGACGACAACGACATGATGCGCAGCATTCTGCGCAGCATCTTGCGCGGCGAGGAATACGACGTAATCGGGGAAGCGCGCAATGGCAGCATTGCCGTCGAAATGGCCGAAAGAATCAAACCCGACATCATTTGCCTGGATGTCGTGATGCCGGAAAAGGACGGCCTTGAAGCATTGTGCGAAATCAAGGCTGCACGCCCTGAAACGGAAATCGTCATGGTGACCAGCAACGCCGACCCCGAGACCGTTCAGGAGGCGATTCAGAATGGCGCCAGCGGTTTCATCATCAAGCCATTCAATGCGGCACGCGTACTCGACACCCTTGAAAAAGTCGCCGCTCGCTGCCGCAAATAA
- a CDS encoding DUF748 domain-containing protein, translating to MTAQTPRGSVNAAMLGAAIKSPRSRKIARWLGVFLLVFGLFGYFAAPPLLKSVLLSQLSKELHRDVSIERIDINPYALSAKVSGLSIKAGDGKEVAGFDELFINLSTASIFKMAAVVDEIRLQGLRLAVARVADGRYDISDLLDEWMKPKDEPETGTPRFSLNNIQLLNGKIVFDDQPKGKTHTISDINLALPFVSSLPYQAEVLVEPSFSAKINESQLALKGRSKPFTGSHESELDLDLDRFDLAGVQAYLPDSIPVSLAAGTVDSELKVVFKELADQVFSLSVVGSAHVSGLVVNERDGQHLVGWKKLDVDLENADLINQKVAVRHVALDGLDLALSVNRQGEFNVLRLLEKMARSGASSADTKPASTGKPLEWSLAGFELNHGLVRWKDESTQVPVMGELRDLHARLGKVDSKLSDPIELSEVAYQIDLGERFRVAKMAAHGIRVDLPGHRIDIAEVINTQTRARMSRNKAGKIEWVSSPVLKTIRATDAKVQDERPWVGNVAKLKIEDLAFRFEDQSTRPAAVHELEGFTLNAENIGNEPGKKGALSLKSKVNKKGSLNVDGAVQLMPLNVALKIETLAIPLMSLQPYFAEQLNIALTRGQLSNKGEATALIDKDGFKAAYKGSLTLGDFLAVDKANSADFLKWKSLYLGAIDFRLDPMAINIGEIALSDFYSRLILNSAGRLNVQDIVRKPDAEAVSVTDTKAAPAVVPAEPAKAPLPLKIAKITLQNGTVNFSDFFVKPNYTVNLTKLGGRVTGLSSSADSVADMDLRGSYANLAPIQIAGKLNPLAAKSFLDIKADVNGVDLVGFSPYAGKYAGYNIEKGKLSLNLAYKLENNQLTADNKLFIDQFTFGDKVESPDATKLPVNLAISLLKNNRGEIDLNLPISGSLDDPQFSVGGLILKVIGNLFIKAVTSPFALLGSMFGNGEELSNVEFAPGRSNISDAAGKKLETLAKALNSRDALKLEITGRADPEGDKEGVKRVAIERAMKAEKLKDTIKKSGEGASLDNVDIAPEEYKTYLQRAYKEAKFPKPRNMVGMQKELPVEEMEKLMLANLPATEDDIRLLAKQRAENVQVWLTEQGKVPAGRVFLVPPKVEADEKAKASRVDFSLR from the coding sequence ATGACAGCACAAACTCCACGCGGCTCGGTCAATGCCGCCATGCTCGGCGCCGCAATCAAATCACCGCGTAGTCGGAAAATTGCCCGTTGGCTGGGCGTGTTTTTGCTGGTTTTTGGACTTTTTGGCTATTTTGCCGCGCCGCCACTGCTCAAATCGGTCTTGCTCAGCCAACTCTCGAAAGAGTTGCACCGGGATGTCAGCATCGAGCGGATCGACATCAATCCTTATGCCTTGTCGGCCAAAGTCAGCGGCTTGTCGATCAAGGCAGGGGACGGCAAGGAGGTTGCCGGTTTTGATGAGTTGTTCATCAATTTGTCGACCGCATCGATTTTCAAGATGGCGGCGGTGGTCGATGAAATTCGGCTGCAGGGCTTGCGTCTGGCTGTGGCACGGGTTGCCGACGGGCGCTACGATATTTCCGACCTGCTCGATGAGTGGATGAAACCCAAGGATGAGCCGGAGACCGGGACACCTCGTTTTTCGCTAAACAATATCCAGTTGCTGAATGGCAAAATTGTGTTCGACGATCAGCCCAAGGGCAAGACTCACACGATCAGCGACATCAACCTGGCATTGCCTTTCGTGTCCAGCCTGCCGTATCAGGCTGAAGTGCTGGTCGAGCCGAGTTTTTCAGCCAAGATCAACGAGTCGCAACTGGCCTTGAAGGGGCGCAGCAAGCCGTTTACCGGCTCGCACGAAAGTGAGCTGGATCTCGATCTGGATCGTTTTGATCTGGCGGGCGTGCAAGCTTATTTGCCGGATAGCATTCCCGTCAGTTTGGCTGCTGGTACGGTCGACTCCGAATTGAAGGTCGTTTTCAAGGAATTGGCTGACCAGGTTTTCTCCCTTTCCGTGGTCGGCAGTGCGCATGTCTCGGGTCTGGTCGTCAATGAGCGCGACGGGCAGCACCTTGTCGGCTGGAAAAAGCTCGATGTCGATCTGGAAAACGCCGATCTGATCAACCAGAAAGTGGCGGTCAGGCATGTCGCCCTGGATGGGCTCGACCTTGCCCTGTCGGTCAATCGGCAAGGTGAGTTCAATGTGCTGCGCCTGCTTGAGAAAATGGCGCGGTCCGGGGCTTCTTCGGCCGATACCAAGCCAGCAAGCACAGGCAAGCCACTCGAATGGTCGCTGGCCGGCTTTGAGTTGAATCACGGGCTGGTGCGCTGGAAAGACGAATCGACGCAGGTGCCGGTCATGGGCGAGTTGCGTGACTTGCATGCCCGGCTGGGCAAGGTGGATAGCAAGCTGAGCGATCCGATCGAACTCAGCGAAGTGGCTTACCAGATCGATCTGGGCGAGCGTTTCCGGGTCGCCAAAATGGCTGCCCACGGCATACGCGTCGATTTGCCGGGGCATCGCATCGATATCGCCGAGGTGATCAATACCCAGACGCGAGCCCGCATGTCGCGCAACAAGGCTGGCAAGATCGAATGGGTCAGTTCGCCTGTCCTCAAGACCATTCGGGCAACCGATGCCAAGGTTCAGGATGAACGTCCGTGGGTCGGCAATGTAGCCAAGTTGAAGATCGAGGATCTGGCTTTCCGTTTCGAGGATCAGTCGACTCGACCGGCGGCAGTGCATGAGCTTGAGGGTTTCACGCTGAATGCCGAAAATATCGGTAACGAACCGGGTAAAAAAGGGGCCTTGTCGCTCAAGAGCAAGGTGAACAAGAAGGGCAGCCTGAATGTCGATGGCGCTGTTCAGCTGATGCCGCTCAACGTTGCCCTCAAGATCGAAACACTGGCCATTCCGCTGATGTCCTTGCAACCTTATTTTGCCGAGCAGCTGAACATCGCCCTGACACGCGGCCAGCTTTCCAACAAGGGTGAAGCGACTGCGCTGATCGACAAGGACGGATTCAAGGCTGCCTATAAGGGATCGCTGACGCTGGGCGACTTTCTCGCGGTCGACAAGGCAAACAGTGCCGATTTCCTGAAATGGAAATCTCTCTATCTGGGGGCGATTGATTTCCGTCTCGATCCGATGGCGATCAACATTGGTGAAATTGCGCTGAGCGATTTTTACTCACGACTGATCCTCAACTCGGCCGGCCGGTTGAATGTTCAGGATATCGTTCGCAAGCCGGATGCCGAGGCTGTCTCGGTGACCGATACGAAAGCCGCACCGGCGGTTGTGCCGGCTGAGCCTGCCAAGGCGCCGCTGCCGCTCAAAATTGCCAAGATCACCCTGCAAAATGGCACGGTCAATTTTTCCGATTTCTTCGTCAAGCCGAATTACACGGTCAATCTGACCAAGCTGGGCGGACGTGTTACCGGCCTGTCGTCATCGGCTGACAGCGTGGCCGATATGGATTTGCGCGGTAGTTATGCCAACCTGGCACCGATTCAGATTGCCGGCAAGCTGAATCCCCTGGCCGCCAAGTCTTTCCTCGATATCAAAGCCGATGTAAATGGCGTCGATCTGGTCGGCTTTTCGCCTTATGCCGGGAAATACGCCGGCTACAACATCGAGAAGGGCAAGCTCTCGCTGAACCTGGCGTACAAGCTGGAAAACAATCAGCTGACGGCCGACAACAAGCTGTTCATTGACCAATTCACGTTCGGCGACAAGGTCGAAAGCCCTGATGCCACCAAATTGCCGGTCAATCTGGCCATCTCGCTGCTCAAGAACAACCGGGGCGAAATTGACCTCAATCTGCCGATTTCGGGTTCGCTCGACGATCCGCAGTTCTCGGTCGGTGGCCTGATTCTCAAGGTGATCGGCAATCTCTTCATTAAAGCCGTGACTTCGCCGTTTGCGCTGCTCGGTTCGATGTTCGGCAACGGCGAAGAGTTGTCGAATGTCGAATTTGCGCCGGGCCGGTCGAATATCAGCGATGCCGCCGGCAAAAAACTCGAAACGCTGGCCAAGGCGCTCAACTCGCGCGATGCCTTGAAGCTCGAAATTACTGGTCGGGCCGATCCGGAAGGCGACAAGGAAGGGGTCAAGCGTGTTGCCATCGAGCGAGCCATGAAGGCTGAAAAGCTCAAGGATACGATCAAGAAGAGCGGCGAGGGCGCTTCTCTCGATAATGTCGACATTGCACCCGAGGAATACAAAACCTATTTGCAGCGCGCCTACAAGGAAGCCAAGTTCCCGAAGCCGCGCAATATGGTCGGGATGCAGAAGGAATTGCCGGTCGAGGAAATGGAAAAACTGATGTTGGCCAATTTGCCGGCGACGGAAGACGATATTCGGCTGCTCGCCAAGCAGCGAGCCGAGAACGTTCAGGTTTGGCTGACCGAGCAGGGCAAAGTGCCGGCTGGGCGTGTTTTCCTTGTTCCTCCGAAGGTTGAGGCTGATGAAAAAGCCAAGGCCAGCCGTGTCGATTTCTCGCTGAGATAA
- a CDS encoding DNA recombination protein RmuC: MSESMGLALLAGLIVTILLQMAILMRGNRRPDDELRFRLLQEAQEKGMARLERELREELARSRREDAEEAFHDREERAQSSTLLSQTVTTQVAQFGAMQAERLEAFASQLNRFSLGLDERFERLKLAVESRLTAIQADNAIKLEEMRRTVDEKLHATLEQRLGESFKLVSDRLEQVHRGLGEMQTLAAGVGDLKRVLTNVKTRGTWGEVQLSALLEQLLTSEQFAANVVTRPGSNERVDFAIRLPGKGDGAVVWLPIDAKFPIEDYQRLLEAQDRVDPAAMEDAARAIELRLKSEARSIHEKYVSPPHTTDFALLYLPVEGLYAEVLRRPGLAETLQRDWRISLAGPTTLAAMLNSLQMGFRTLAIEQRSAEVWAVLGAVKTEFGKFGEALAHTKKKLDEASNSIAKAETRTRQLTRKLKEVEALPVAESEQLIGVVEFDGEDD, from the coding sequence ATGAGCGAAAGCATGGGACTGGCCCTGCTGGCCGGGCTCATCGTCACCATCCTGTTGCAGATGGCGATCTTGATGCGTGGCAACCGGCGGCCGGATGATGAGTTGCGCTTCCGCCTGCTGCAGGAAGCCCAGGAAAAAGGCATGGCCAGGCTGGAGCGCGAATTGCGCGAGGAACTGGCGCGCAGCCGGCGCGAGGATGCCGAGGAAGCCTTTCATGATCGGGAGGAGCGGGCGCAATCGTCCACTTTGCTCAGCCAGACGGTAACGACCCAGGTGGCCCAGTTCGGCGCCATGCAGGCTGAGCGCCTGGAAGCCTTTGCCAGTCAGCTGAATCGCTTTTCACTCGGGCTCGATGAGCGTTTCGAACGGTTGAAATTGGCCGTCGAAAGCCGGTTGACCGCGATACAGGCGGACAACGCGATCAAGCTCGAAGAAATGCGCCGAACGGTCGATGAAAAGCTTCATGCCACGCTTGAACAGCGTCTCGGCGAATCGTTCAAGCTGGTCAGCGATCGCCTTGAGCAAGTCCATCGCGGTCTGGGTGAAATGCAGACGCTGGCCGCCGGGGTCGGTGATCTCAAGCGCGTCCTGACCAACGTTAAAACGCGCGGTACCTGGGGCGAGGTTCAACTGTCGGCCTTGCTTGAGCAACTGCTGACCAGCGAACAGTTTGCCGCCAATGTCGTGACCCGGCCGGGGAGCAATGAACGGGTTGATTTTGCCATTCGCCTGCCGGGCAAAGGCGATGGCGCTGTCGTCTGGTTGCCGATCGATGCCAAATTCCCGATCGAGGATTACCAGCGTTTGCTCGAAGCCCAGGATCGGGTTGATCCGGCTGCCATGGAGGATGCTGCGCGGGCCATCGAGCTACGCTTGAAAAGCGAAGCTCGCAGTATTCACGAAAAATATGTCTCGCCGCCGCATACGACCGATTTCGCGCTGCTCTATTTGCCGGTCGAGGGGCTCTATGCCGAGGTTCTGCGCCGTCCCGGTCTTGCCGAAACGCTGCAGCGCGACTGGCGCATCAGCCTGGCTGGGCCGACGACGCTGGCCGCGATGCTGAACAGCTTGCAAATGGGATTCCGTACTTTGGCGATCGAACAGCGTTCGGCGGAGGTCTGGGCTGTGCTGGGGGCGGTCAAGACTGAATTCGGCAAATTTGGCGAGGCGCTGGCGCATACAAAGAAAAAACTCGATGAGGCCAGCAACAGTATTGCCAAGGCTGAAACACGGACGCGTCAGCTGACGCGCAAGCTGAAGGAAGTCGAGGCGCTGCCGGTGGCGGAATCCGAACAATTGATTGGTGTGGTGGAATTTGATGGCGAAGACGACTGA
- a CDS encoding DUF3293 domain-containing protein, with translation MAKTTELDALYKATTYQVYLPGGVVRLRLGQPCPVLAGWMEENGCREFAIVTAYNPGSQKLDPTLNAERQAQLECDLLEGNYEPYAGENLADDPAWLAEETCFIPDIAPEDACALGEEYGQNAVVVGGSDAVAHLLWIEPTAQ, from the coding sequence ATGGCGAAGACGACTGAACTGGACGCACTTTATAAAGCAACGACTTATCAGGTTTACCTGCCCGGCGGCGTGGTCCGCTTGCGGCTGGGGCAGCCTTGCCCGGTCCTGGCGGGCTGGATGGAGGAAAATGGCTGCCGCGAATTTGCCATCGTGACAGCTTACAACCCCGGTTCGCAAAAACTGGATCCGACGTTGAATGCCGAACGTCAGGCACAACTGGAGTGTGATTTGCTGGAAGGCAATTACGAACCTTATGCCGGCGAGAATCTGGCTGACGATCCGGCATGGCTGGCTGAGGAAACCTGTTTCATTCCCGATATCGCGCCGGAAGATGCCTGTGCGCTTGGCGAGGAATACGGGCAGAATGCAGTCGTAGTCGGTGGCTCTGATGCCGTGGCACATTTGCTCTGGATTGAACCAACAGCACAATGA